Within the Eleginops maclovinus isolate JMC-PN-2008 ecotype Puerto Natales chromosome 13, JC_Emac_rtc_rv5, whole genome shotgun sequence genome, the region GTGAAATATTTGGATACCAGCTGGAAAATGCACTTCCAGTAAGTCCTTTGATGTTGATGAGCAGCCAGGCTCAGATATTTAGtattaatgatttttttttctcaggttgATGCGAAGTTAATTGTCCCAGTGATTTGAGAAATAAAAGGTAATAGACAACCTAAATAACTtagcaattaaataaaaaagcatgaaaCTTTTCACTGTCATCTAAAGACTTGTGTTAAGCTGTCATATCTGAAATGTGAAATCAGATATCAGGGTTTATTTGTGGGGGGGGTCTCAAAGCTGGTAATGAAAGAGCAAAAAGATAAGAACTATAGCTGGTCATCTATCCAGGAAGGTGCCATCTGCatctttctaaaaataaatcccaatttgggatcaaagTATATCTTGtcttttctaaaaaaataagATAGACACATCAGTCTAGTTTATTCATCATTGGCTAATTGTAGAGTATACACTCTTTACCCAACATTGCTGTCTTAACCTGCATTTAATTACATCTCAGGGCTAAATGTTAAGTttgtacacaaacaaagacTTAAGACACTGTTTACATTCTCATTGAGGTGAAACTGATCCTTCCTCTATTGCTCTCAAATTACAATTCACATTCAAATCTTAATTGGTATTTTCAGGACATCCAGGCATTGATGATGTATgataaaattattttaaaaaacaaataaaagttcaTTATGATTTCAAAACAAGAGAAATTTTGTTAAATTAGATGTTGATAAAccaaaaaaagtttttcttccAAATACAGCACAGTAATTAGTCAATATACTGTACACCcacaaaagtacaaatacataACTGTTAGTCCAACAGCAACTGTCACCTATAGGTTATAATGTTATGCCAGCAACACATTAGCTTCAGGCAGCTATTACAATGCTAGCTTAGTTAGGACTTAAAATAATACCGTAAACAGTCAAGGAGAGCTGTAAGAAGTGGAGTCGCACAGATAATAGTACAACAACGGCAATCCAAAGGTGTTGCctatttaaaaacatctgaaaaaataGACATACGGTTAGTAATACGAAGGCCGGGGGATGGCCTAAGAGAGAAATAGTAAGGTCCTGAAcataattataaatgtaataaacacaTAATGTATATACTGATACAGAAGCCAGCATAACAGaccagctttttatttttattttacctaaAGCATGTAGTCCACAGTATATCAATGCTTTTGATCATTTCTATGTACCTATAATATTCCCTTTCAAAGCTGCTGTTGTGAACATCACTTGATAACGTTTCTGAACCAAGGACAAAGATGTTAAGTATAGGTGGTGCCTGGAATAAATAACTTGGCAATGCACactgacaaaacagaaacaaattaGCAAACCAAGTTTTACAAGACTAATTGTCAGAGCCTTTCTGTGCAAGCCTAATTTTCCTTATGTtattcactctctctctgtgatctttctttctctcacgcATGCGCTCACACACTGCCAAGAATATTTCATCAGGTGTGGATCAGAAGAGATACCTCTGGAAACATGATGCAGGGCATTCATCCAACAAAAGGAGGCATGATGTTATCAGCACAGAATTGTCTCAAACATTCCTCCCTGTGGCACCATCCAGAAACTCTCCCATATACAATTACAGCAACATGGGATTAACTTCAACAGGTATTTTGAGGGGAAATCTAAAAGCACTTTTGAATGCTAATTAGTAATACCAGCATATAGGACAGCATTAACCGCTGGCTGACCTCAGAATGGCCGCACACAGAGGACAACAGCAGCTCAGGGatgggaagaagaagaggagaatggCCCTGGTGAGAGGATAACACTGGACACCGCTGTCCCTGTTGCTATGACAATGGATGCAGTTTCATAATCTGTGATTCCCCTGAAAGCAAACTCCCTTTATAAAAACTATGATAGCTGCTGTGGTTCCCTGTGCTTTGGAGAGGGAACACTGCAAAGGCCTCAGCCTTCATACATGGGGACTGCATTGACCCCGatctttaaaacaacaatatgacATCATATTTCATTGTATAGAAACTACCAACACAGTGTAATATTATGGCATTTAGGAAATGATGAAGTTTAGTATAAATACACTGAATAATTGAACTGATGTGCATATACAGCAGTCTtacatataaacatacatacatacatacatacatacatacatacatacatacatacatacatacatacatacatacatacatacatacatacatacatacatacatacatacatacatacatacatacatacatacatacatacatacatacatacatacatacatacatacatacatacatacatacatacgtAGGGTAAACTCATATGTAAACTCCAAACTGCCGTTTGTCATATATTCATGGGTCAACGTTTATAagtttcttttgtatatttatatttgggcAAATACATCTGGAGTGGTCGGCAAAAAGATAACAACCAAGGTAAACTCCTGTGGTAACTCCAACAAATGGCAAAAGTAATTCACAAAGATGGGTGAAGCGTCACCTAGCGTTGATTTAGGGCAAAGACTGTTTACCTTGGGTTTTCTTGGATCCGGAACCTTTGTACGTGCATGTTTCCAGTCGGTTTAGAGTTAAGCAAGCACTGGTTTCATCATGTCGAGGCACCTTCGTTTCATTTCGCGGACAGTGATGGTCCACGACCTCAACGTTGAACAGGCGTACAAGACTTTAACCAGGTCAGGCACAAGTTGTTAAtatgaatttttttttaaagattgctGTTATCTATGGGAAGagaggctaatgttagctaagtGAACCTTCCGCTCAATGTCACAGAGCTGCGCCTGCGCAGTGGTTTCAAGGAGAGCATATTTGTTAAACACTCGTTTAGATGTTTTTAGGGAATTTGTGAGTTAGATAAAGAGGTAATGAGGATAACGTTAACACCTGATTTAACGTATTTAACGTCTAGAGCATGTTAATCACCATTACTAGCAATTGTATAACATGTTGTCGTAACATCATGGCCAAGAAATTCGACTGAGCATAACGGCAATCTCACATTGAAACGGGAGTTTAAAATATCCAATTTCTCCACGAGTTGTTAAATAATCCCATCTGAtaagtcaaaatacaaaaaaaagcagtcTCGATGCTGACCCAGCTTTGAGTATTATGTTCTATAAAAAATGATGTGTAAACATTAGCTATGAGAAAATTATAAATCcattgaatgttttctttacactacttttacatttcaggGGCTGCCCGAGTCCTTAATATTAGCTATTACCATTTACCTGTTGGAAATTGTCTTGAATGCAACCCCAAGTGTCAACCCTTCACTTGTTTTCTCTACATACCCCAGGGTCCTGACTCGGGATGGCATTATTGAAACAGTGAAGCGAAAGCGGTACTGTGAGAAGCCCTGCCAAGAACGTCAGCGGAGGAGCTTTGAGACCTGCAGGCGAATCTACTCAACAGAAATGGGCAGGAAAATGTCCTTCATATCCAGGAAAAACAGAGAGGATCCCTGGCTTGGTTGCTAGTGAAATGGAGTAtgataaaacatgacattgtCTATGGACCTGTTGAGATGGGGCCAGCAAAGTGGAAAAAACAATCAACACCATGTCACTCACTTCAAAATGGACTTGAAAATACAGAGAAcagtgtgtttcattgtttaacagtaaaaggaaaaatacatgtatatgtGCATTTATTGTCAAGTCAActttggatttttgtttttcattgtatCCACAAAAAATGTGGCATTAAAAATTGCATCGCATGGTTTCGATGAGCAGATTAATGACAATTtgtttgaagacattttgtATCTTGAATCTTCCCACACAACCTTGCTattaaaaaagttaataaaCATGGGACATTTACCATAAAACCTTTTGTTGTAAAATCATTTCTCAGCTAAACTTCAATTTAAaaaatttaattaatttgttaattaaaatgttatttataagtACCCAAATCCCAAGATATTTAGTTaatgtgaaaaaagagaaaggcagGAAATCCTCATGTAAAAGAAgccttttctgacatttctgcatGAACAATTATAATTAACAAATGTTAGCAAAATAGTTGGCTATATCATTTATAGCTGATTTACTTGTTGATGCAGCTCTATATATACCTTGCAAAAGGTTGGATGCACTCAACCAATGTGTGGTATTTTTTGTATGAGTCTGCTCAGCAGTGTTGCAAGCTGTTAATTAATTCAAGGTCACGACTGCGCAGTATGGTGTTAACACCCACAGATGAAGTCGACCACCTCCCATAAACTTCAGTGAGACATATTGGTCACGCGAATCTGTCAGGCCCCGAGCTTTCACCACAGGGGGCTGTAATGTTTGCTCTAGTTCTCTTAACACAGGGGAAGTTAAACATTTGCAgaatgttcatttgtttcagaGGTTACCGGGTCATGTTGATGTCCTGTTGCTTTAGTCAATGGGTGTCATTGTGAGGACTGAAGGGAGCAGTGCACTGAACTGAACATTTTTAGATAGAAACAggtatttttatgtttcatgcTGTCCGTAAATATAAATCTGGACATGCATTTTTATCAGCCAAGGGGTGCACGCAAGGTTTTTGGTCTGTTTTACCTCTactgtctttaaaaacatagGTTGGGCAGTATTGTGATTGTGAAACTTTTTGGCCCTTTCCCAAGattcacattcaaaaacactgacacttcCCTATCACTGAAAAAGAACAACCAACATGTgggcagaagaaaaacacacccCTGCCTTAAATACCTTTATTGTAAGCCACCTCTCAACTCACCTGATCACACATCAGTTGGACACTTTAATATTGTCTAGTTAGTTACGAATGTCTAATTAAGATGAGACTCGGTTATTAGAGATGGCCAAAATCCATGACCACTCATAAATGAAAATCCTTATTATCTCCACCAATGCAACAAGTAAAGGGGCTTGATAATGATTCAGAATGATTTTCTTATTCTTAATCATTTATCATAAAACCAAACTTGCATGTACTTTTTTGCAGCATAAAGACATGTTAGTATTTGCCACTATTGTTTGTACTTCCTCTTTCACCCGATAGCTGTTTGTTCTGATCATATCTAtaccatcatcatcatatctGTTTGGTAATCGAAAAATCTCAGAACACAATGTCCTAAAGCAAAATTTAGGAACATGAATCATGCCTGTTTTCATAGTTTTCTTTTCTcctgataaaaaaagaacacatctCTGATCTGTATACTGTACTTTAATCAGTCACCTGGTGAGAATGCTTGGAAACTGATTGGTCTCGGAAGCTCTGGGCAACCTTTATTAAGTCATTTGTGTTATAGCAGTTACAATTCAACACTATCGTtcaaaccaggggtgtccaaactcgaccacatacagaaatatatatgaGGAGTTTACACTAGaagtgaggtatattgcctcataagttaagttataagttagaaaaatcaatcaaatgtaggtaaaatattcttgatacttgaaaatgcttcaagaaaacaaacagcctacatcGAAGCTgtccatagggtttcatttattttgttggcagttCATCCCTTAAAACAAAAGCCTCAGATTGATTTTATTAAGAGGGAATAGGAATGGTATATTTCAAACTTGTTATGCAtaagttattgttttcaactaagatttgttagaaaatgttttcaacttgtGGGTTTACATGGATACTGTGTCATATAtttgcacttactgtatatatttaacaattacAATGTAATACCAGCAAGTGTGGGTTCACAGTGGCCCACAGGttgcatttggcccccgggccttaatttggacacccctggtttaaaCTATAAATGTATCTCATTCTAGTCTTGTCAGTTGTTTGACTGCCTTGCCTTGCCAGTACCTGTAACTTGTTCCATGATCTAATAAAACTaactattatttttcattatgatcCTCATGACCATATGccttttggtttggtttaagTATCTGCAGGTAACGGCATCTTATTTTATTCGTCCATCAAAAAGGTTTACTCTTTGGCATATTGCAATGGTTATATGTAAGTATTTAAGACTGTATCCCAAGCTTTGTTTCCTCTAATAGGTTTATGATGCATCGTCTCATGACCTTGTGTGTCTTATGTGCAGGAGAAGCTGCACGTCTCTGACGTCCCATTTGTATCAATTTGCTGAAGCTGTGCATGACACCACTCATAAATTAGTTTAAAACAACTATATGCCTTGATTTTCTGCTCGAATTTCTGAATGGCTTTATGATCATTTGGGAGAATGTGGACTAGCTGGATTTTAAAGGGCTTGCTTCCCATAGAAGTCTTGTTGAATTGTGCAGATACTATGTGTAATACTTTTGACGactaagataagatgtacctttattaatccccgtggggaaattcagtcGTTTAAACTATTTAAACATTCTGTGACTAAAACCGTTTTGTCAACTTTAATTTTTTAAGCATGAATTAttgtatactgtgtatatatatatatatatatatatatactgtgttCACATATCTAACTTGTCTTACAATCAGTTGGTCTTTTTTAAGAGAAATATAAGACAACCATCTACATGAAGGTAGACACAATCATActcataatacattttaatgtgcaGTTGCTCTCAAAATACATCCAGACAAATAGCCCAACAGTGAAAAGAGTAACAGCAAGACTACAGCTACATAGGGTACTAATACAAATTCAAtcaatttgaataataataatattttttaaaagcagcacaAAGACCTGTCATCATGcagttatttataatataaGTACTGTAAGTTAACTGCCTATGCAGGCCAAATGCTTTTGATTTGCATACTAAAAATTTCGTGCACATGCTGTATCTGCCGCGTGCTGGCTGTTTCGCTTGATTTCACCAGCAGCCACACCACCAACACGTGCGGCAGAGAGAAATACGGTGGGATCTACGCATATACCATCCAATCAGCACTGTGGATGCTGCTGATTGGTAAACCCCCTGAGCCGATGAGTGACAAGCGCGAGTCCCCTTCAGCCAATCGCGGCTCTCTGCGTGCCCTGCACGTGTAGCGTCCGTGTTGTTGTCCTCCGTGGCTACATTTTCTAACAGGTTGGGTATCTGACAAAGTAGACAGACAGGACCAAAGAGAAGAAGGAGCAGGTTGCAACTCACTGCGTGTAAACTGTATACGCATCTATCTCAACGAAGCTTTGACTTTGTTAAGGTTACATCGAAAAGGATTGGAATTGTTCAATTTGGACAAATCGCTAAACGTGCCTTCTCCAACGGAGCTGAATTATATTTATCGTTTTTTGAATCAACTTCTGCTCCGACCTTAAGGTAATTATTTGTTCTCACCGCAGCTGTTTTACAGAACATACTTTGTTTGTGAACAATCCATTCATATATTGGTAGACGTTAAAATATGATACTTTGCCACGTTTttgttgtaaaacattttttccagaATCGAAGTACTTCTAAATTGTTATACGTTGTTATATAGGATAGGTAGCCACTTGGGTGTGTAATTAATAATATCTAGTTTCTAAATAGATAAGGATGTAAATGTTATACCATATATTCTTTAGTCCGTGTTGTTCGACGTTATACTTATGTTGTCTTAAatcataaaatgaaatgaagtcaTGTCCTTAGACATTTTACAGTCATGACAAACATTCTGAAATCAAGACTAACAGTCATCTCAAACCATGTATCAGGCTCATATATCAGGCTATAGTTGTGTTATTGATTTTAAGGTTACATGAGGTAATCAGTGGAGGTAAGCATCTGTCCTCCGATGACAAGTGTGTCCTGAAACATAGAGTACGTGCACAGACACGGACACACGCCTATTTATTTAATTGGAGTGAATACCAGATTCAAATGGTGAAACTGCAAGCGTGGACAGGCTTAGTCCTACAGGATCACATCTGAAATCTGCCTTCTTTCTATATGATAATCCAACCAAATGCATCGTTCTCATCTCGATTATATTGTACTGAGACTTGGTGGGGAGACATCACAGCTCTTGGCAACAAACACCGTTTCTAAACAGTGATCCATGATACTGACAAAAGGCTTATGTTTGGGTTCCTTTTTTGGGATATCGAGA harbors:
- the mrps21 gene encoding 28S ribosomal protein S21, mitochondrial, with the protein product MSRHLRFISRTVMVHDLNVEQAYKTLTRVLTRDGIIETVKRKRYCEKPCQERQRRSFETCRRIYSTEMGRKMSFISRKNREDPWLGC